The Ziziphus jujuba cultivar Dongzao chromosome 1, ASM3175591v1 genome segment TAtggtaataaaatttttgtgccaatttgaaaactttttcagaactttttggatttttttctccttaggatcattgaagaatgtatatgttgcatgttgttgcatttaacacacattaggggaattgtgggagtcaaaaaattggtaaaatgtgattaccataggggttttgataattaccgatgaaacctacggtaatttttcaagcaaggacaaattgattaccataggtttcatcggtaattatcgaaggccctacggtaatcaaatttttgtgccaacttgagaactttttcagaacttttggggttttttctccttaggatcattaatgaatgtatattttgcatgttgttgcatttaacacacaataggggacttgtgggggccaaaacattggtaaaatgtgataaccatgtTGTTgccaattcttttatttttcattttgaatcaTTACAATTCAATATACCTACTTTGATAATGTGTATTTGCTCgaagaataaataattattcccaccataattccatACACACATTAGTATCGTATTGTCATGATAATGCCATCTTTATAACGGTAAATAAAATACGaaataattaaaacacaatACTATTTTACCAAAGTAATACCACCTCTGTTTTCCTTTCCTCTATGAAAAAGCATCTCTCACCTCTCCTCTTGTAAgcatatgaaagacttaggaaaaATTGCATTCACATTATAGCCTACAACAGATTCAGATTCCGCTTCTGGGAGATCAAATGGAGCTCGACTAGTTTCTACTATATAATAGATAAAGAGCATAAACAATATAGAGAACAAGGGAATACCGGACCATATATGCTTTTAAGGTGAGgatctttttaattatcatcaaaattgcgtttaaatttttctttcacaaatcatccaaatttgcaattattttttaacaatgtaTTGCACCTGAGTGCAACAttctttaatgataaaaaatacaagaaagaaCACCAGCTGCAGACctgctctctctctttctctttctcttctctctcccaAGCTCTCTTCGGCTGCAAACCTGCTCGCTCACCAAGTAGACATCGAATGCGGTGACACTGAGGCTTGTATATCCAATCCGTTCGAAGGTTTCCAAATCCCAGAATTTCAAAGTTCTGTCTGCTGAGCCTGGAAAACGATTTGTATGTAAAAACATTACTAGTTGCTTCTTAAACATTTCAACAAGATTTAAATGATCCCCgaaaaccaataataatataaaggaCTTATACAAACCATTTTGATATAGTTATAGAAATATCAACTTGAAAATCATTAACAAGGCAACAAGCCTGTCATATATTTGCAATAATTTCTATAGCAAGGCGCTGACAAGTTTAATTAACTCAACTCATGAAAGCAACTTGGCTTCTGACCTCTACAACCCCAATTTTTTTCATGTGGTTTTTATATCACATACCATCACCTTCAACTCTAGAGGAGATAACCAATCCATGTCAAACCTAccttaaatatgtttttttttgggtatgaaACTAATAAGcctatagaaataataataataatagagcaGGTAAGGAGAGGGACCACATCGATAGACTAAACAACAAAACTTTCCCATTCACAAACCCAGTAAATCAAAGGATATCTCAAGCTCGGATAAAAAGGACTAGACCTTAAACATTTTACATGCCTGTTTctacatttttctttcaaagaaaaaaaaaaaacacacacacacacacacacacacacacacacccacccACCTAGCTGTAGCTTCAGTAGTGAAAATCAGACTGTGGCATAAGAACTTCATAAGAAAACTTCATAAAAGCCTAAGAACCATAAGTAACAAATAAATCAAGGTCATtgcatttaaataaaatatattcctaaaatcaaaattatgcaataacataaaatttataataaaaaagtacTTTTTCCAAATAGAATTTCATTAAGTTCGTAAAAGTAATCACTTaaaaaaagttcataaaaatattcaaaagtcTATATTAAATATACTCCAGTCATAAGAGCTATTAAATTCACTTCTTTAGTGGCTTGTTCATAAAGACTTCTTTGGTTGGCAGCTATTCTTATATTATTCTGCAACCCCCTATAGTCCTTTAGTTGTGACACTAGAGGCATTTTTAGTTGCTAGAGGCATTTTTAGTTGTGACATTTCAAAGATAATCAAAAGAAAGTAGGAATTGGCATTAAATCCTTAACCAAGGAAAAGATTAGGTGTATTATCTGAACCACATCATTGTAGAGTTGAAGTGATTTCCAATGCCCAGTGATTGACTGTTATTTACTCTGACAAAGGGGCTTATCCAATTTATCAGAGAAAACTAAAGTATGATTTCTCTGTTGCATGAATATATATTACTGGAGAATAGAACAATCTACCACATTATAACTCTAGAAAGAATATCCTAAGCAATTAACGCCATACTTACCAGTTTTGGTCCTCAATATTGCTTTTCCATAGGAATTATAACTACGAGAAAACTAGCATGTAaattgtcaggacctgtccaaaattcttcaccggaaccctagacaagccctgatctcaaGGAAATCCTATCGGATACTCCAATGggaaatccggcagaacctcccctaaagattggacttaccaaaattttcctgtactaaaacacacttctaaatgcaccaccttattccttccactttactacaaaatattaccataaatttcagcacttcaaataaatgacagggaactaatgcaataattaaggaaatatatctcatggtatacagagcatcataagaTACAATTAAGTACGAAAGTTTTACAGCAaggtagaaagaaaattacataataagaaaCGAAGGAAAGAAGACTTCTCGAAGTTCTGGGAACTATCAAACTGTCGAGCTCGTCCTGATCGAACAGTGTCTATCACCTGAatctaagggaacgaaatttgaaaacatgagatgctaatcatctcagtgagcgactcAGTCTATTAACTACTAATAATcaagtaatttaataataagcaaatgaataaataattattaaatgattaaatacatgaatggtttagtaataacggttgaaaataatttttctctcaaaacccttacggtcacttagttggaaatgttccctttttaaaacgtttttaCAAAACCCGATGCTTTATGCCCAAGattcagaaaaaataattaaccaaataatttacaaataaaatacaacaaattaagaatccaaaattagaatCAGAATAATAATAGAATGAAATTAAACTTTTGTAACAATCctaaaagattaataacatattatCAACAGATAATACAAAGATATCAATGATAAtcatattaaaacaattcagaaaataatcaaataattagaataactcAATTAATTGCACagttaaataaaagaataatttaatcaattaaaacacccatttaaaataaatgtaaagaatatgataaaatgaaggaaaatataatatactagaatggatttcaaaataccaaaacaatttgaataataatttcgtaataacatatttataaaaattgcgtagcctttaaatttaaataattaatgaaacactgttaaatatattttattaaaaatcaggtcatgaaaatcatttgatgcacacactatataccagtggcgccaacggtatccagcgtcccgaggtaccaccagacaggaggttaaagagagaaaccggcatacggtcgcgtggcgtcccaccacgccgctgcaaacaggcgtcctggCCATGGCGGGGGGTGGCTACGGCCGATATCAACTTGTcgaccctcggtccaatggcaaccacaagacaacccataaatcatcTGTGCGTTACTCACatccacctgtgcgctaatcatatccatgtgtgcactaatcatatccacatatacagaacactggtacgtgtgtggtgcatcataaaaccaatatttttatttgcaaatctcaaaatctcataataccACTGGGTTTATCTTATtcatttaaacccataaatttttcacatttctttttaaaatcatcatcataaatctattgcataaattccataaaattcaaatccatcaactcttaatttcatcaattcaaatatacgAATTTTCCCCATGGCATAAAGTCAAATCTTTAATATTCCAacgtataaatatttttaaacataataattcaaacccatatctttctcaaattttcaaaaattaatttaaatcaacgTATCCTTTAAACCCATATaaacttcataaataattaaattccacaattcctcaatatataataaatttaaaataaataatttccttcaaatccatacaaTCAGTCCATACCAAAGtaatattaaattacataatttcataagtattaaaatcatataactatgcacaataaatctaataataaacataacaataaattaaaagaattaaaaccacaattcctttaattcacaaatatatatatatttggcccCAAAACACACGttgaaattatcataaattaacaatatcaaattaaagagtaattttattaaatcactaacacataaaacataattttcaaataatcaattaacacaaaatatataattaatcacccaaaataattttgaaggtgggtcactcacctcgagcacgcaattaacccaagatcctccatgggatcaattctacgatgcacacgtgctcctagaacaacaatattacacaactcaaataaattaatattctattcgggtaaataatactcggtacccggggggactaacacaaacgacaatcaaaatttgcaagtaatataccgaatcaaagcttgtgaaaggaggattacaaatctggtcttactttccggagatcggacccgtggtggccagaatctcgccAGAAAGCTATCAGATTTtaagtcctcgattctctcaatccgtcatGAATTGGGGAAAGTGGACACtagatttgggttcagggggtcagaatcagtgggaaaggatgggtggTGCGACTGGAAACTCGCTGGAAAGTCAATTTCTCGACGaaccgccgtggtcaccggaatctgCCACCGTCGGCGGCGTGTTCGGTgaccactggccgtgatttttggtaggaaggtagatcggggaatgggtgactcaacaggactggcggtgaggcaaacggaggctggaatagggagaaatctgggtttgaagtaatcggcGTTGCCAccggaaaaagcctcgatcggGGGGCATCGGCGGTCGATTGGCCATGATTTTTAGCTGGCCGGCcgattttcaggtgggcttcaagctagggtggcgcgtgtactgttctggtggccgaAAATAGGTGAACGGTGGTTGgtcggttgggtttctctctctctctctcccctcccctctttctctctccttccccggCTCAcgcgttttgccaaaataaaagccacctgtgggtgacactgttcactcatgggattggctgaaaatgcgacacgtggcacacactgttcactcaagtcaaaatatattaaaatattacgatattcggaaaactttgcatgtccataactttttaaccagatgttcAATTTAAGCGttccgctagtctatgaactcatatcgacgagtacttcacaaccatgtatgagtcaaaactcaactttgcatgaacaaaaagtcaactctggcacctcttggacagtttggacctcaacttgttttgctcataactttcaaaccatagctcctttttgacgtgctactagtctatgaactcgtgccaacgtgtacttcgtaatgggatcttggtcaatgtgaaattccatcaggaacaaaaaatcaacatttgaccccttctcaaTCAACAacagtcaaacccggtcaaacttgttcaaattttagaaattccgaTATatttcgggacgggatgttacataaaTGCTTAAATTTGGCGAGTCAATAATCAATGCATTCAAAGGAGAAAAGAACAGAAATTCTTCAAGAAAAGAAATCTCTCCAATGAAATGTGAAGCTATTGTAATCATCTATGTCATTTGACTATAACTACAACTAGCAAAATAACAACTTTAGACTAGATTGAAACTAATGTACACTCCAAGCCTACTTATTTTCTAGGGATAAATTGAAGTcaactaataacataaaaaaaatgtctaatcaatgaatgttaaaaaagaaaaagaaaaatatgctacAAATACATTGACAATCATATTTGTAGGTAGATAGCTGCATACCTCAACACCTCAACTTTAGATTAGAGCTTTTGTTAGCTAATTTATGTCCAAGTTCACTCCTAAGCTCCAATACAGAATCAGCTTTCATAGCCTATGCATAGAAGGACAAATCTAACATAAACAAATGTATAAACTTGACATGACTGTACACTAAGAATTCAGTCGTCAATTCACTTCTACCTAACACAACACCTCTATACGCTGGAGCAAATAAGTAcaagaacatatataaaaatgctaCAATGACCCATGTTTGGAGAGAGAGAAGGATACATTGACTATACTAGGCAATCTCCAAATGCTCCAGCCACAAGAGCAATCTCATATGATTGAGTGAGAGAATCATTCCTGCTTCTAGGATAAGCCGGTTAATCCTTGACTAATTACATCCTCCAACTTCAAAAAAAGCAAATGCAAAAGCCTTATACACCCaaataaaaagagaattttGTAGCTTTAcagctttaaaaaataaaataaaataaaaaatcaataaaccgCTAAAAACAAATTACTCGCTTGAATGAAGATGGATTCAAATATCAAACCCTCAtcgaaacaaaattcaaatctttTAGACCACTACCAGCTCTTtccttgaaataataaaaaccaacaGTAGCTCCACTCCTCCGGCTGTCAATAACCCTCTCCACATTCTCACCAACTAAACAAGAACTCTCACTGCAATCTATTGCGGTCTTGTAGTGATCCGAAACCACCACTCTGCTAACCTTGGAAGAGATTTCCTGAACAAACCCAGATGGATCCACGAAGTCTAGAAGGTAAATATCGTTGATTACGGCCAAAGCGAGCTGATTGGAAGCGATGGGGTTGTAGATGGATGTTGGGGAAGAACATCACCAGAAGACAAGCAACAAAGAAGAAGAGGTGAGTTGCTAAAGCTGTAAAAGCTCTGTCTAGATGTGGAATGTGGTGGGTGAGATATTGATCAGTGAGAGAAAGAAATTGCACGTGGTTTACAGAGTAAGGATAAAGttggaataatgaaaaaaaaatggatagatGGAAAAAGTTTTAAAGGACAGGGTATTTTTCATTAAGGTGCTTAAAATAAGGATatagggccaaattcccctaaaGAGATTTCTCCAAGATTTTTGTCGGAGTTTTACAACTTATACaacttatataaattaaaaaaggaaaaaaaaaaaaaacttgttggAGCCCAATGTatcgattttaatttttttaatttttattttgcaatagtattatattgaattacaatatacatacatatattgcaAAATAAACACTAATAAATGGATAAACACTTTCATTGAGAATTTTGGTCCGCTCACAAACTGGCcagtagcatttttttttttgtttttttttttttggggttgaatAACAGATAGGCTAGTAGTTAGAAGGGGTTTGACTAGAAGATTCaaagactttttctttttctttttttttttggtgaacagAAAATTCAAAGACTTGTAAGTTATAATTAGTAGTGTGTATGTGATGTTCGGctatatacattttaaaattagtttaattGGATGTATATACAATCtcccaaaacatatatatatatatatatacacacatacacatatatagtaTACGATCAAGTCTTGTCAGGTCAAttacaaaaataccaaaaaataaaaaaataaaaaaaaaggtcttgTTCAGGTCGTAGCCGTTCAATTTCTTGAATTTGTGATTAAGTGActtcttcaaaaattttgatggaaTTTTCGTACATGGCCTTCACATAAATTTATCATAACTTCATAGggattaaaaaaggaaaaaaattattaatgcaCATCACAGCGTGGGCTTCGGAGTCTAggataaaaaaactatatttatataattcttttcCCACGGATTTCGAAACCATGTTATAATGGACTTGAACAAGAAATAAAGAGATTTCTTCagaatttttgttgaaattttccTACATCATTGCTTCTAAGCTAAGTATTTCTTATCATTTATCACAActtatatagattaaaaaagaaaaaaaaaattatgggagcccaatatatatttattttgcaataGCATTATATTGAATTACAATATACATTCATATATTGCAAAACAAACAGATACTTTCATTTAGAATTTTGGACTGATCACATAGAGGCCtgtaggttttttatttatttatttatttattttaataacagATAAGCTGGTAGTTAGAAGGGACTTGACTTGAAgattaaaatactttttttttttttggtgaatagtaGCTTCAAAGACTTGTAAGTTATAATTAGTAGTGTATGTGATATTCGGAGATATACTTATCCAAATTAGTTTCTTGGATGTATATACaatatccaaaaagaaaaatgtgtaTTATACAATCAAGTCTTGTTAGGTCAATTAcccagaaataaaaaaaaaaaccaaaaaaaaaaaacccaaaaaaaaaaaaaacgcactcGCACACACGAAGTCTTGTTCAGGTCATAATGTtcaatttctttgaatttgtttaattcGATCGGCCatgttattttgaaaattatcttCCAGCTTATGTATTAAcattaatcatttataatattgaaaaattttgtATACATGTAGAGATTGCGTTGAAATTATATGTATCATTGCGTTGATTTTGTAACTACATATGTATGAagtttgtttaaattattttttgaaataagaaaACCATTTCACTGAacattggggaaaaaaaaaaaaaaagaatatgaaaatcaaaaaataatcttgtgcattaattaaaaagaaccaaaaacaaGATAGAACACAAATGGGGCCTAACAATTGCGCAGCCTGCAATAAAACAAcagaaaattcaaactcaagGGCCTGGTAAACCTGGCAATAACAAAAAGACAAAGGCTTACAACATAAAACATTAGTTATCCAAACTgagaaaaacattattttaatttgttaattaaataatcaagtaCGAGAATCTTGATCGAGTATAGGACATCCATTAGAGTACCATTCTCGTATTTAATCAAACTAACAGGGAATAGCCCAAAAAATCTTaacccaaaaaatgaaaaaggcaaTAGCCCAAATACCcaagtgtctatatatatatatatatatgtgtgtgtatgtatgtatatatatatatatatatgtatgtatatatatatatatatgtgtgtgtgtgtgtgtgacacTATGTACACTATGTACAACATTATCTTTACTTGGAATTTACTAGCCATTAATAGGTTTTTAAatattccttttctttattagagaatttgaaatatattttttttttgggatagccTAATATCAAAACCCGTTATTTTTGGAACAAAGGCTTTGAGTAAGAATCATGCCACctcattgtcaaaaaaaaaaaaaaaaaaaataaataaataaaaataaaaaaaatagataaacacATCCCGAGCTTCCTTAAATGAACAATTagctaatttttattaattaatttgccgTTCTCAGCAGATATATTATTTGcattcttatttatatatatgtagccAAGCTAGCGAGCTACATGGATTCTTTTGACTCGTATAAATTGGCCCCCACATTTTAGTGCCAAGGTGCATGCGTTTATGTTTAACTTACGCATGTCGAGCATTAATTTATGAGCATATATGTAATaagataacaattttaaaattaatattaatggcCGGAGGAAGGTTTATTGAGAATTTTGAACTGAAATGGATAGGCTTGTAGTTAGAATGGGATTTAATAGTTTTGAAGTTTCAAGACTCCTTCTCTGAGTGTAGTATTAGGCCGGCATGATCGACTTGTCACATTCTCTATAAATAGGAAGTCCGTTCGACAATTGCTTCACATCCTACACTCTCCTATTAACTTCTTCAgttcaataaattcataaatatcttATAGAAAAGAGAAATTAATTTGATGAAAATGGCAAAATGCGTTTTGGTATTGTGTTCCCTAGCCATAACATTTGCTGTGACCATTGCTTTTGAGCCTAGTCCTTTGCAAGATTTCTGTGTCGCAGACCCAACCAGCCAAGGTAAATTAATGCAGTGAATATACATCTTTAATCACATATAGTTTCAAGCTCTGCTTAATCAATTAATCTGTACTATGAAGATCTATTCATGTACAAATTTTCATAATGTGTGCTgaattttgtgtatatatatattttaatggttgCAGCACGAGTAAATGGCCTGCCTTGCTTGGATCCTAATCAAGTAAGCGCTCAGCATTTCAGCTTTAGTGGAATTCACATAACTGGCAACACATCGAACTCTCTAGGCTCAAGGGTTACACCAGTTAATGTGGTTCAAATTCCAGGACTCAACACCCTCGGCATCTCCTTGGCTCGCCTAGACTATGCGCCGTGGGGCGTTGTTCCGCCCCACACTCATCCTCGTGCCACCGAGGTTCTTACAGTCTTAGAAGGAAGCCTCTTGGTGGGGTTTGTGACCTCCAATCCAAACAACCAGCTCATCTCCAAGGTCCTCCAGAAGGGTGATGTGTTTGTGTTCCCTGTTGGACTCGTACACTTCCAGAAAAATGTGGGCTATGGTAGCGCTGTTTGTATTTCTGCTTTGAGCAGCCAAAATCCTGGCGTTATAACAATTGCTAATGCAGTTTTTGGATCCAACCCATCCATTGATGTTAGTGTTCTTTCCAAGGCTTTCCAGGTTGACCAATCCATCATTAGTCGCCTTCAGGCACCATTTTAGATGAGATTTTGTCATCTAGtttgatttatttgataaatacttTTGCCTGTTTTCTGAGTTTTTTTAATGGTTAATTTGTTTGGTGTGTAATTTTATATGTTGCAAGAAAACCATTTGTGTGGATGGTTCGTAGTATCATGAGTCTATGTCATGgatttttcttaatcttttcGTAGTCTAATAGTTTATGTTTATCAATGTTTGTAGTGAATTAATTATTTGGTGAATCCGGGAGGTCTGTTTATT includes the following:
- the LOC125420741 gene encoding putative germin-like protein 2-1; amino-acid sequence: MAKCVLVLCSLAITFAVTIAFEPSPLQDFCVADPTSQARVNGLPCLDPNQVSAQHFSFSGIHITGNTSNSLGSRVTPVNVVQIPGLNTLGISLARLDYAPWGVVPPHTHPRATEVLTVLEGSLLVGFVTSNPNNQLISKVLQKGDVFVFPVGLVHFQKNVGYGSAVCISALSSQNPGVITIANAVFGSNPSIDVSVLSKAFQVDQSIISRLQAPF